In Macadamia integrifolia cultivar HAES 741 chromosome 5, SCU_Mint_v3, whole genome shotgun sequence, a single window of DNA contains:
- the LOC122079885 gene encoding probable glucan 1,3-beta-glucosidase A isoform X2 gives MRVGLWTYHFICSILVADYLHFRFLFGYCSRLAVASSIEIFVFCMGTGSCSWVLSVILCCWVLFLSGVYSGDNLNGARKVRGVNLGGWLVVEGWIKPSLFDGIPNGDMLDGTQVQFKSVPLKKYVSAENGGGQTITVDRDIPSSWETFRFLWKQLWRVSQTEFQFRSFGGQFLTCDAEGDSVSATAESPSTKETFYVERNSDNRVHIKLESGTYLQATLANQLIADYPGTPGWDDNMATFDMIIVANNLHGDYQLANGYGHDKAKKVLTEHRKNFIKQEDFIFLYRNGINTVRIPVGWWIAQDPNPPPPFIGGSLAALDNAFSWALMYDIRCIIDLHAAPGSQNGMEHSSSRDGSTDWPMSPEYISQSLDVVDFLASRYANHPALLGIELLNEPSASGVPLDALVSYYSKGYQIVQNYSSTTYVIICQRIGNADPLELYQANIGFSNIVVDLHYYNLFDTFFINMSAEDNIDFIFKSRQTQLQALNKANGPLVFIGEWVNEWNVTSGSQMDYQDFGRAQLQVYDTASFGWAYWTLKNDRKHWDFEWNINNNYLQLGDSSYQKISSGGCLLALAYWCFCLHHVL, from the exons ATGCGTGTGGGGCTCTGGACTTATCATTTCATTTGCTCTATTTTGGTTGCAGATTACCTGCATTTTCGTTTTCTTTTTGGATACTGCAGCAGACTAGCAGTTGCTTCATCAATAGAAATCTTTGTTTTTTGCATGGGAACTGGTTCCTGCAGTTGGGTTCTTTCAGTGATACTGTGTTGTTGGGTCCTCTTCCTTTCTGGAGTGTACTCTG GGGACAATTTAAATGGGGCCCGTAAGGTTAGAGGTGTGAACCTGGGAGGATGGTTGGTTGTGGAAGGATGGATTAAACCTTCTCTGTTTGATGGTATCCCCAATGGAGATATGCTT GATGGAACACAGGTGCAATTCAAGTCAGTGCCTCTGAAGAAGTATGTTTCTGCAGAAAATGGAGGAGGTCAAACTATAACTGTGGACAGAGACATACCTTCGTCTTGGGAGACCTTCAGG TTTCTGTGGAAGCAGTTGTGGCGGGTGTCTCAGACAGAATTTCAGTTCCGTTCCTTTGGAGGCCAGTTCCTGACTTGTGATGCTGAAGGGGATTCTGTCTCAGCAACAGCAGAATCACCGTCCACAAAAGAAACATTTTATGTTGAAAGAAATAGTGATAATAGGGTTCACATTAAGCTTGAAAGTGGCACCTATCTTCAG GCTACATTAGCAAACCAGCTCATAGCGGACTATCCAGGGACACCAGGCTGGGATGACAACATGGCCACTTTTGATATGATAATTGTGGCAAATAACTTGCATGGAGATTACCAGCTTGCTAATGGGTATGGGCATGATAAAGCAAAGAAAGTTCTTACG GAACATAGAAAGAACTTTATCAAACAGGAAGACTTTATTTTCCTGTACAGGAATGGGATAAATACAGTGAGGATACCAGTTGGTTGGTGGATTGCCCAGGATCCTAATCCACCGCCACCTTTCATTGGGGGTTCTCTGGCAGCCCTTGATAATGCATTTTCATGGGCACT GATGTATGACATAAGGTGCATTATTGACCTTCACGCGGCTCCAGGATCTCAGAATGGAATGGAACATAGTTCCAGTAGAGATGGTTCAACAGACTGGCCCATGTCTCCAGAATACATCTCACAAAGCCTTGATGTTGTTGATTTTCTGGCTTCCAG GTATGCAAATCATCCTGCCCTGTTGGGGATTGAACTTTTGAATGAGCCCTCTGCCTCTGGAGTTCCACTGGATGCCTTAGTTTCATACTACTCAAAGGGGTACCAAATTGTACAAAACTACTCATCCACCACTTATGTGATTATTTGCCAGAGAATTGGCAATGCGGACCCTTTGGAGCTTTATCAAGCCAACATTGGATTCTCGAACATTGTGGTGGATTTGCATTACTACAACCTCTTTGACACTTTCTTCATTAATATGAGTGCTGAAGATAACATTGACTTCATATTCAAGAGTCGGCAAACACAACTTCAGGCCTTGAACAAGGCAAATGGGCCACTTGTCTTTATTG GGGAATGGGTGAACGAGTGGAATGTGACAAGTGGGTCTCAAATGGATTATCAAGACTTTGGGAGGGCCCAACTACAGGTTTATGATACAGCCTCATTTGGATGGGCATATTGGACACTCAAGAACGATAGAAAACACTGGGATTTTGAATGGAACATCAACAACAACTATCTCCAATTAG GTGATTCATCATaccagaaaatttcaagtgGTGGTTGCTTGCTTGCATTAGCATATTGGTGTTTTTGTTTACATCACGTATTGTGA
- the LOC122079885 gene encoding probable glucan 1,3-beta-glucosidase A isoform X5: MRVGLWTYHFICSILVADYLHFRFLFGYCSRLAVASSIEIFVFCMGTGSCSWVLSVILCCWVLFLSGVYSGDNLNGARKVRGVNLGGWLVVEGWIKPSLFDGIPNGDMLDGTQVQFKSVPLKKYVSAENGGGQTITVDRDIPSSWETFRFLWKQLWRVSQTEFQFRSFGGQFLTCDAEGDSVSATAESPSTKETFYVERNSDNRVHIKLESGTYLQATLANQLIADYPGTPGWDDNMATFDMIIVANNLHGDYQLANGYGHDKAKKVLTEHRKNFIKQEDFIFLYRNGINTVRIPVGWWIAQDPNPPPPFIGGSLAALDNAFSWALMYDIRCIIDLHAAPGSQNGMEHSSSRDGSTDWPMSPEYISQSLDVVDFLASRYANHPALLGIELLNEPSASGVPLDALVSYYSKGYQIVQNYSSTTYVIICQRIGNADPLELYQANIGFSNIVVDLHYYNLFDTFFINMSAEDNIDFIFKSRQTQLQALNKANGPLVFIGEWVNEWNVTSGSQMDYQDFGRAQLQVYDTASFGWAYWTLKNDRKHWDFEWNINNNYLQLGELA, translated from the exons ATGCGTGTGGGGCTCTGGACTTATCATTTCATTTGCTCTATTTTGGTTGCAGATTACCTGCATTTTCGTTTTCTTTTTGGATACTGCAGCAGACTAGCAGTTGCTTCATCAATAGAAATCTTTGTTTTTTGCATGGGAACTGGTTCCTGCAGTTGGGTTCTTTCAGTGATACTGTGTTGTTGGGTCCTCTTCCTTTCTGGAGTGTACTCTG GGGACAATTTAAATGGGGCCCGTAAGGTTAGAGGTGTGAACCTGGGAGGATGGTTGGTTGTGGAAGGATGGATTAAACCTTCTCTGTTTGATGGTATCCCCAATGGAGATATGCTT GATGGAACACAGGTGCAATTCAAGTCAGTGCCTCTGAAGAAGTATGTTTCTGCAGAAAATGGAGGAGGTCAAACTATAACTGTGGACAGAGACATACCTTCGTCTTGGGAGACCTTCAGG TTTCTGTGGAAGCAGTTGTGGCGGGTGTCTCAGACAGAATTTCAGTTCCGTTCCTTTGGAGGCCAGTTCCTGACTTGTGATGCTGAAGGGGATTCTGTCTCAGCAACAGCAGAATCACCGTCCACAAAAGAAACATTTTATGTTGAAAGAAATAGTGATAATAGGGTTCACATTAAGCTTGAAAGTGGCACCTATCTTCAG GCTACATTAGCAAACCAGCTCATAGCGGACTATCCAGGGACACCAGGCTGGGATGACAACATGGCCACTTTTGATATGATAATTGTGGCAAATAACTTGCATGGAGATTACCAGCTTGCTAATGGGTATGGGCATGATAAAGCAAAGAAAGTTCTTACG GAACATAGAAAGAACTTTATCAAACAGGAAGACTTTATTTTCCTGTACAGGAATGGGATAAATACAGTGAGGATACCAGTTGGTTGGTGGATTGCCCAGGATCCTAATCCACCGCCACCTTTCATTGGGGGTTCTCTGGCAGCCCTTGATAATGCATTTTCATGGGCACT GATGTATGACATAAGGTGCATTATTGACCTTCACGCGGCTCCAGGATCTCAGAATGGAATGGAACATAGTTCCAGTAGAGATGGTTCAACAGACTGGCCCATGTCTCCAGAATACATCTCACAAAGCCTTGATGTTGTTGATTTTCTGGCTTCCAG GTATGCAAATCATCCTGCCCTGTTGGGGATTGAACTTTTGAATGAGCCCTCTGCCTCTGGAGTTCCACTGGATGCCTTAGTTTCATACTACTCAAAGGGGTACCAAATTGTACAAAACTACTCATCCACCACTTATGTGATTATTTGCCAGAGAATTGGCAATGCGGACCCTTTGGAGCTTTATCAAGCCAACATTGGATTCTCGAACATTGTGGTGGATTTGCATTACTACAACCTCTTTGACACTTTCTTCATTAATATGAGTGCTGAAGATAACATTGACTTCATATTCAAGAGTCGGCAAACACAACTTCAGGCCTTGAACAAGGCAAATGGGCCACTTGTCTTTATTG GGGAATGGGTGAACGAGTGGAATGTGACAAGTGGGTCTCAAATGGATTATCAAGACTTTGGGAGGGCCCAACTACAGGTTTATGATACAGCCTCATTTGGATGGGCATATTGGACACTCAAGAACGATAGAAAACACTGGGATTTTGAATGGAACATCAACAACAACTATCTCCAATTAG
- the LOC122079885 gene encoding probable glucan 1,3-beta-glucosidase A isoform X1, translating into MRVGLWTYHFICSILVADYLHFRFLFGYCSRLAVASSIEIFVFCMGTGSCSWVLSVILCCWVLFLSGVYSGDNLNGARKVRGVNLGGWLVVEGWIKPSLFDGIPNGDMLDGTQVQFKSVPLKKYVSAENGGGQTITVDRDIPSSWETFRFLWKQLWRVSQTEFQFRSFGGQFLTCDAEGDSVSATAESPSTKETFYVERNSDNRVHIKLESGTYLQATLANQLIADYPGTPGWDDNMATFDMIIVANNLHGDYQLANGYGHDKAKKVLTEHRKNFIKQEDFIFLYRNGINTVRIPVGWWIAQDPNPPPPFIGGSLAALDNAFSWALMYDIRCIIDLHAAPGSQNGMEHSSSRDGSTDWPMSPEYISQSLDVVDFLASRYANHPALLGIELLNEPSASGVPLDALVSYYSKGYQIVQNYSSTTYVIICQRIGNADPLELYQANIGFSNIVVDLHYYNLFDTFFINMSAEDNIDFIFKSRQTQLQALNKANGPLVFIGEWVNEWNVTSGSQMDYQDFGRAQLQVYDTASFGWAYWTLKNDRKHWDFEWNINNNYLQLGIWMVTMVSLKRKIILCFSYPCFSLFCYLQNATRGQL; encoded by the exons ATGCGTGTGGGGCTCTGGACTTATCATTTCATTTGCTCTATTTTGGTTGCAGATTACCTGCATTTTCGTTTTCTTTTTGGATACTGCAGCAGACTAGCAGTTGCTTCATCAATAGAAATCTTTGTTTTTTGCATGGGAACTGGTTCCTGCAGTTGGGTTCTTTCAGTGATACTGTGTTGTTGGGTCCTCTTCCTTTCTGGAGTGTACTCTG GGGACAATTTAAATGGGGCCCGTAAGGTTAGAGGTGTGAACCTGGGAGGATGGTTGGTTGTGGAAGGATGGATTAAACCTTCTCTGTTTGATGGTATCCCCAATGGAGATATGCTT GATGGAACACAGGTGCAATTCAAGTCAGTGCCTCTGAAGAAGTATGTTTCTGCAGAAAATGGAGGAGGTCAAACTATAACTGTGGACAGAGACATACCTTCGTCTTGGGAGACCTTCAGG TTTCTGTGGAAGCAGTTGTGGCGGGTGTCTCAGACAGAATTTCAGTTCCGTTCCTTTGGAGGCCAGTTCCTGACTTGTGATGCTGAAGGGGATTCTGTCTCAGCAACAGCAGAATCACCGTCCACAAAAGAAACATTTTATGTTGAAAGAAATAGTGATAATAGGGTTCACATTAAGCTTGAAAGTGGCACCTATCTTCAG GCTACATTAGCAAACCAGCTCATAGCGGACTATCCAGGGACACCAGGCTGGGATGACAACATGGCCACTTTTGATATGATAATTGTGGCAAATAACTTGCATGGAGATTACCAGCTTGCTAATGGGTATGGGCATGATAAAGCAAAGAAAGTTCTTACG GAACATAGAAAGAACTTTATCAAACAGGAAGACTTTATTTTCCTGTACAGGAATGGGATAAATACAGTGAGGATACCAGTTGGTTGGTGGATTGCCCAGGATCCTAATCCACCGCCACCTTTCATTGGGGGTTCTCTGGCAGCCCTTGATAATGCATTTTCATGGGCACT GATGTATGACATAAGGTGCATTATTGACCTTCACGCGGCTCCAGGATCTCAGAATGGAATGGAACATAGTTCCAGTAGAGATGGTTCAACAGACTGGCCCATGTCTCCAGAATACATCTCACAAAGCCTTGATGTTGTTGATTTTCTGGCTTCCAG GTATGCAAATCATCCTGCCCTGTTGGGGATTGAACTTTTGAATGAGCCCTCTGCCTCTGGAGTTCCACTGGATGCCTTAGTTTCATACTACTCAAAGGGGTACCAAATTGTACAAAACTACTCATCCACCACTTATGTGATTATTTGCCAGAGAATTGGCAATGCGGACCCTTTGGAGCTTTATCAAGCCAACATTGGATTCTCGAACATTGTGGTGGATTTGCATTACTACAACCTCTTTGACACTTTCTTCATTAATATGAGTGCTGAAGATAACATTGACTTCATATTCAAGAGTCGGCAAACACAACTTCAGGCCTTGAACAAGGCAAATGGGCCACTTGTCTTTATTG GGGAATGGGTGAACGAGTGGAATGTGACAAGTGGGTCTCAAATGGATTATCAAGACTTTGGGAGGGCCCAACTACAGGTTTATGATACAGCCTCATTTGGATGGGCATATTGGACACTCAAGAACGATAGAAAACACTGGGATTTTGAATGGAACATCAACAACAACTATCTCCAATTAG
- the LOC122079885 gene encoding probable glucan 1,3-beta-glucosidase A isoform X3: MRVGLWTYHFICSILVADYLHFRFLFGYCSRLAVASSIEIFVFCMGTGSCSWVLSVILCCWVLFLSGVYSGDNLNGARKVRGVNLGGWLVVEGWIKPSLFDGIPNGDMLDGTQVQFKSVPLKKYVSAENGGGQTITVDRDIPSSWETFRFLWKQLWRVSQTEFQFRSFGGQFLTCDAEGDSVSATAESPSTKETFYVERNSDNRVHIKLESGTYLQATLANQLIADYPGTPGWDDNMATFDMIIVANNLHGDYQLANGYGHDKAKKVLTEHRKNFIKQEDFIFLYRNGINTVRIPVGWWIAQDPNPPPPFIGGSLAALDNAFSWALMYDIRCIIDLHAAPGSQNGMEHSSSRDGSTDWPMSPEYISQSLDVVDFLASRYANHPALLGIELLNEPSASGVPLDALVSYYSKGYQIVQNYSSTTYVIICQRIGNADPLELYQANIGFSNIVVDLHYYNLFDTFFINMSAEDNIDFIFKSRQTQLQALNKANGPLVFIGEWVNEWNVTSGSQMDYQDFGRAQLQVYDTASFGWAYWTLKNDRKHWDFEWNINNNYLQLGIWMVTMVSLKISKVSTAGSLWKY, from the exons ATGCGTGTGGGGCTCTGGACTTATCATTTCATTTGCTCTATTTTGGTTGCAGATTACCTGCATTTTCGTTTTCTTTTTGGATACTGCAGCAGACTAGCAGTTGCTTCATCAATAGAAATCTTTGTTTTTTGCATGGGAACTGGTTCCTGCAGTTGGGTTCTTTCAGTGATACTGTGTTGTTGGGTCCTCTTCCTTTCTGGAGTGTACTCTG GGGACAATTTAAATGGGGCCCGTAAGGTTAGAGGTGTGAACCTGGGAGGATGGTTGGTTGTGGAAGGATGGATTAAACCTTCTCTGTTTGATGGTATCCCCAATGGAGATATGCTT GATGGAACACAGGTGCAATTCAAGTCAGTGCCTCTGAAGAAGTATGTTTCTGCAGAAAATGGAGGAGGTCAAACTATAACTGTGGACAGAGACATACCTTCGTCTTGGGAGACCTTCAGG TTTCTGTGGAAGCAGTTGTGGCGGGTGTCTCAGACAGAATTTCAGTTCCGTTCCTTTGGAGGCCAGTTCCTGACTTGTGATGCTGAAGGGGATTCTGTCTCAGCAACAGCAGAATCACCGTCCACAAAAGAAACATTTTATGTTGAAAGAAATAGTGATAATAGGGTTCACATTAAGCTTGAAAGTGGCACCTATCTTCAG GCTACATTAGCAAACCAGCTCATAGCGGACTATCCAGGGACACCAGGCTGGGATGACAACATGGCCACTTTTGATATGATAATTGTGGCAAATAACTTGCATGGAGATTACCAGCTTGCTAATGGGTATGGGCATGATAAAGCAAAGAAAGTTCTTACG GAACATAGAAAGAACTTTATCAAACAGGAAGACTTTATTTTCCTGTACAGGAATGGGATAAATACAGTGAGGATACCAGTTGGTTGGTGGATTGCCCAGGATCCTAATCCACCGCCACCTTTCATTGGGGGTTCTCTGGCAGCCCTTGATAATGCATTTTCATGGGCACT GATGTATGACATAAGGTGCATTATTGACCTTCACGCGGCTCCAGGATCTCAGAATGGAATGGAACATAGTTCCAGTAGAGATGGTTCAACAGACTGGCCCATGTCTCCAGAATACATCTCACAAAGCCTTGATGTTGTTGATTTTCTGGCTTCCAG GTATGCAAATCATCCTGCCCTGTTGGGGATTGAACTTTTGAATGAGCCCTCTGCCTCTGGAGTTCCACTGGATGCCTTAGTTTCATACTACTCAAAGGGGTACCAAATTGTACAAAACTACTCATCCACCACTTATGTGATTATTTGCCAGAGAATTGGCAATGCGGACCCTTTGGAGCTTTATCAAGCCAACATTGGATTCTCGAACATTGTGGTGGATTTGCATTACTACAACCTCTTTGACACTTTCTTCATTAATATGAGTGCTGAAGATAACATTGACTTCATATTCAAGAGTCGGCAAACACAACTTCAGGCCTTGAACAAGGCAAATGGGCCACTTGTCTTTATTG GGGAATGGGTGAACGAGTGGAATGTGACAAGTGGGTCTCAAATGGATTATCAAGACTTTGGGAGGGCCCAACTACAGGTTTATGATACAGCCTCATTTGGATGGGCATATTGGACACTCAAGAACGATAGAAAACACTGGGATTTTGAATGGAACATCAACAACAACTATCTCCAATTAG
- the LOC122079885 gene encoding probable glucan 1,3-beta-glucosidase A isoform X4 has product MRVGLWTYHFICSILVADYLHFRFLFGYCSRLAVASSIEIFVFCMGTGSCSWVLSVILCCWVLFLSGVYSGDNLNGARKVRGVNLGGWLVVEGWIKPSLFDGIPNGDMLDGTQVQFKSVPLKKYVSAENGGGQTITVDRDIPSSWETFRFLWKQLWRVSQTEFQFRSFGGQFLTCDAEGDSVSATAESPSTKETFYVERNSDNRVHIKLESGTYLQATLANQLIADYPGTPGWDDNMATFDMIIVANNLHGDYQLANGYGHDKAKKVLTEHRKNFIKQEDFIFLYRNGINTVRIPVGWWIAQDPNPPPPFIGGSLAALDNAFSWALMYDIRCIIDLHAAPGSQNGMEHSSSRDGSTDWPMSPEYISQSLDVVDFLASRYANHPALLGIELLNEPSASGVPLDALVSYYSKGYQIVQNYSSTTYVIICQRIGNADPLELYQANIGFSNIVVDLHYYNLFDTFFINMSAEDNIDFIFKSRQTQLQALNKANGPLVFIGEWVNEWNVTSGSQMDYQDFGRAQLQVYDTASFGWAYWTLKNDRKHWDFEWNINNNYLQLGHKDSLMMMMLMERISR; this is encoded by the exons ATGCGTGTGGGGCTCTGGACTTATCATTTCATTTGCTCTATTTTGGTTGCAGATTACCTGCATTTTCGTTTTCTTTTTGGATACTGCAGCAGACTAGCAGTTGCTTCATCAATAGAAATCTTTGTTTTTTGCATGGGAACTGGTTCCTGCAGTTGGGTTCTTTCAGTGATACTGTGTTGTTGGGTCCTCTTCCTTTCTGGAGTGTACTCTG GGGACAATTTAAATGGGGCCCGTAAGGTTAGAGGTGTGAACCTGGGAGGATGGTTGGTTGTGGAAGGATGGATTAAACCTTCTCTGTTTGATGGTATCCCCAATGGAGATATGCTT GATGGAACACAGGTGCAATTCAAGTCAGTGCCTCTGAAGAAGTATGTTTCTGCAGAAAATGGAGGAGGTCAAACTATAACTGTGGACAGAGACATACCTTCGTCTTGGGAGACCTTCAGG TTTCTGTGGAAGCAGTTGTGGCGGGTGTCTCAGACAGAATTTCAGTTCCGTTCCTTTGGAGGCCAGTTCCTGACTTGTGATGCTGAAGGGGATTCTGTCTCAGCAACAGCAGAATCACCGTCCACAAAAGAAACATTTTATGTTGAAAGAAATAGTGATAATAGGGTTCACATTAAGCTTGAAAGTGGCACCTATCTTCAG GCTACATTAGCAAACCAGCTCATAGCGGACTATCCAGGGACACCAGGCTGGGATGACAACATGGCCACTTTTGATATGATAATTGTGGCAAATAACTTGCATGGAGATTACCAGCTTGCTAATGGGTATGGGCATGATAAAGCAAAGAAAGTTCTTACG GAACATAGAAAGAACTTTATCAAACAGGAAGACTTTATTTTCCTGTACAGGAATGGGATAAATACAGTGAGGATACCAGTTGGTTGGTGGATTGCCCAGGATCCTAATCCACCGCCACCTTTCATTGGGGGTTCTCTGGCAGCCCTTGATAATGCATTTTCATGGGCACT GATGTATGACATAAGGTGCATTATTGACCTTCACGCGGCTCCAGGATCTCAGAATGGAATGGAACATAGTTCCAGTAGAGATGGTTCAACAGACTGGCCCATGTCTCCAGAATACATCTCACAAAGCCTTGATGTTGTTGATTTTCTGGCTTCCAG GTATGCAAATCATCCTGCCCTGTTGGGGATTGAACTTTTGAATGAGCCCTCTGCCTCTGGAGTTCCACTGGATGCCTTAGTTTCATACTACTCAAAGGGGTACCAAATTGTACAAAACTACTCATCCACCACTTATGTGATTATTTGCCAGAGAATTGGCAATGCGGACCCTTTGGAGCTTTATCAAGCCAACATTGGATTCTCGAACATTGTGGTGGATTTGCATTACTACAACCTCTTTGACACTTTCTTCATTAATATGAGTGCTGAAGATAACATTGACTTCATATTCAAGAGTCGGCAAACACAACTTCAGGCCTTGAACAAGGCAAATGGGCCACTTGTCTTTATTG GGGAATGGGTGAACGAGTGGAATGTGACAAGTGGGTCTCAAATGGATTATCAAGACTTTGGGAGGGCCCAACTACAGGTTTATGATACAGCCTCATTTGGATGGGCATATTGGACACTCAAGAACGATAGAAAACACTGGGATTTTGAATGGAACATCAACAACAACTATCTCCAATTAG